The Arctopsyche grandis isolate Sample6627 chromosome 10, ASM5162203v2, whole genome shotgun sequence genome window below encodes:
- the Spf30 gene encoding survival of motor neuron-related-splicing factor 30: MDEDLRNYRLQLQQVEAALTTDPENEELIKLKADLQEVIELTQDLLKNQQTEETAKVVNGAIPVDDDVTASLMGAELEVGSNNRAKSKKKWKIGDKCLAKWEDDGQFYEATIDEIIDSTARVLFADYNQYEICHLDHLKDSPTGVKRSADDSGDEKHGKIHNRDYLKKKKQKKQQRYKQIEEERESEKNKWLSFNAKSTKKSGAKGKSIFASPDNVNGRVGIGTCGISGKPMTEFSHGEMWRKGT, from the exons ATGGATGAGGACTTACGAAACTATCGACTGCAGCTGCAGCAG GTGGAGGCAGCCCTCACTACAGATCCCGAAAATGAAGAGTTGATCAAGCTGAAGGCCGATCTCCAAGAGGTGATCGAGCTCACGCAGGATCTACTCAAGAACCAACAGACGGAGGAGACAGCCAAAGTAGTGAATGGGGCTATACCCGTAGACGATGACGTGACGGCATCTTTGATGGGCGCTGAACTAGAAGTCGGATCCAACAACAGAGCAAAGTCGAAAAAAAAGTGGAAGATCGGCGATAAATGCCTAGCCAAATGGGAAGACGACGGACA GTTCTACGAGGCGACGATTGACGAAATCATCGATAGTACGGCGAGGGTACTCTTCGCGGATTACAATCAATATGAAATATGCCATTTAGACCATTTGAAAGATTCACCCACTGGAGTTAAGAGATCTGCTGACGATTCTGGAGACGAAAA acatggcaaaatacataatagagattacttgaaaaagaaaaaacaaaagaaacaaCAACGGTATAAACAAATAGAAGAAGAAAGAGAATCGGAGAAAAATAAATGGTTATCGTTTAACGCCAAATCGACCAAAAAATCAGGCGCTAAAGGCAAGAGTATATTCGCTTCTCCCGACAATGTTAACGGAAGAGTCGGAATCGGAACCTGTGGTATATCCGGAAAGCCAATGACGGAATTCAGTCACGGTGAAATGTGGCGAAAGGGTACATAA
- the LOC143917791 gene encoding solute carrier family 12 member 8 translates to MSGNERASKPSNNARRRDLDSFGLSEDNPSVFGRGRVRRNSGGFVDLGNEYQYGAGGHQASGANEIFAEEQGDVPWWRSNFFISQPVLFGTWDGVFTSCLINIFGVIVFLRSGWMVAQAGVVNAVFIVLFSVFVALVSVLSAVGICERCRIESGGVYFLLSHTLGSRFGGSLGLLYCFGQAVGCALNVLGFGESMAGLVGYTDNVWAARGFACSAVLLLGTINVAGVKWVVKLQFVLLLILLLAALDFSVGSFVHDDIESGFEGWLSGNMDKNKWSEYHDGYTWFTVFGVFFPTITGILAGINMSGDLRSPSTNIPNGSLAAIITGTFLYLMFVITLGGTCVRSALLDDSFLTAKVSAVRILLLAGLYVSSMSSCLGAMYGTPRVLQSIANENVIPGLGILGKGRGPNKVPVYSMGVVAIVTISFILIGDINKLAPIVTMPFLITYACIDYSYFALAQTFDLQHKRELRFQSKTHRSPSQDESPQSANYGSTHNDLDVLFPERTRHKNLTGSPTESFPPQNGGTNIAANNSDTDPITQSAKNTHIHSKTKNWYSSLCNRWFSLGGVLTKLIIMFLVHWGYALGCIAVVWLVWLYVGTANPAVKPGRTAEFKFLTWVKNIFLQMMGKRVMEYEQFVVTPVHPGVDVNSSQLNEDNEDFASRRRYHQSATVHGHYVNVDD, encoded by the exons ATGAGCGGCAACGAAAGAGCGTCCAAACCTAGCAACAATGCGAGGAGACGAGATCTAGACAGCTTCGGCTTGAGTGAAGATAACCCGTCTGTATTCGGACGGGGCAGAGTCCGCAGAAACTCCGGCGGGTTCGTCGATCTTGGTAATGAATATCAGTACGGAGCCGGTGGTCATCAAGCTTCCGGAGCCAATGAAATCTTCGCTGAAGAACAG GGTGACGTGCCTTGGTGGAGATCAAACTTTTTCATATCTCAACCGGTTTTGTTCGGTACGTGGGATGGAGTGTTCACTTCGTgccttataaatatttttggagttattgtatttttaagatCGGGATGGATGGTGGCACAAGCCGGTGTTGTGAACGCCGTTTTCATCGTTTTATTCTCAG tttttgtTGCATTGGTGTCTGTTTTATCTGCCGTTGGTATATGTGAACGGTGTCGTATTGAAAGTGGAGGTGTATACTTTCTGCTATCGCACACCTTAGGATCACGGTTTGGTGGATCGCTAGGATTGTTGTACTGCTTTGGACAG GCCGTCGGTTGTGCCCTCAACGTTCTCGGATTCGGGGAATCCATGGCAGGACTCGTAGGATACACCGACAACGTCTGGGCAGCTCGGGGATTCGCCTGCAGTGCCGTTCTACTTTTGGGAACCATCAACGTTGCTGGTGTAAAATGGGTAGTCAAACTCCAATTCGTCCTATTGCTCATCTTACTTCTGGCAGCACTCGACTTCAGCGTCGGATCATTCGTACACGACGATATAG AGAGCGGATTTGAAGGGTGGCTGAGCGGCAACATggataaaaataaatggtcCGAATACCACGATGGGTATACGTGGTTTACAGTTTTCGGCGTGTTCTTCCCAACCATCACCGGTATCTTGGCTGGTATCAATATGAGCGGAGATCTACGTTCGCCTTCTACCAATATTCCGAATGGATCACTCGCTGCTATTATTACTGG GACATTTTTATACTTGATGTTTGTGATAACACTGGGTGGTACTTGCGTCCGATCTGCCTTATTAGACGACTCATTCTTGACTGCCAAAGTGTCAGCCGTTCGTATTCTATTGTTAGCCGGGTTGTACGTCAGTTCAATGAGCTCGTGTTTGGGAGCCATGTACGGCACGCCTCGAGTCCTTCAGAGTATCGCCAACGAGAATGTGATTCCCGGTCTCGGAATATTAGGAAAAGGA AGAGGTCCCAATAAAGTGCCTGTGTATTCGATGGGCGTCGTAGCCATTGTTACGATATCTTTCATCCTGATCGGTGATATAAACAAATTGGCTCCAATTGTCACGATGCCGTTTTTGATAACGTATGCTTGTATCGATTATTCCTATTTTGCGCTAGCTCAAACTTTTGATCTACAACATAAGAGAGAATTGAG GTTTCAATCGAAAACTCATCGAAGTCCGTCGCAAGATGAATCTCCGCAATCTGCCAACTATGGATCAACGCATAACGATTTGGACGTTCTGTTTCCTGAAAGGACACGGCATAAAAATCTAACG GGCTCACCTACCGAAAGCTTTCCACCTCAAAATGGAGGAACCAACATTGCAGCTAACAATTCCGACACTGATCCGATTACACAAAGCGCAAAGAACACTCATATCCATTCCAAAACCAAAAATTGGTACTCCAGCCTTTGCAACAGATGGTTTTCATTAGGcggt GTTTTGACCAAATTGATCATAATGTTTTTGGTCCATTGGGGATACGCCCTGGGTTGCATTGCCGTAGTTTGGCTCGTGTGGCTGTACGTGGGTACGGCTAATCCGGCCGTTAAACCAGGTCGCACTGCCGAATTCAAATTCCTCACATGGGTGAAAAACATCTTCCTACAAATGATGGG GAAAAGGGTTATGGAGTACGAGCAATTTGTCGTGACTCCGGTGCATCCGGGAGTCGACGTCAATTCATCTCAATTGAACGAAGACAACGAAGACTTCGCATCCCGCAGACGCTACCATCAGTCGGCCACGGTCCACGGACATTACGTGAACGTCGACGACTAA